A window from Leptospira meyeri encodes these proteins:
- a CDS encoding EAL domain-containing protein, producing the protein MITERESHQLLRDWKEWLSGGTLVPVFQPILSSESTGIYGYELLGRLSTPEGLVSLGEFFLSQTFGYDEIFFLKKKVDEEIRYAALQKFAKEAPAETKLFLNISPNIMYHTLLQLETTLPQTIRMVREVGVDPERIVIEITEERFPHNLELLRPVLNLYRQEGFSIAVDDAGSEASNLDRIGLFHPEIIKVDLQMLRRSTFSRNFKEILLNLSKLGESLGSSLLFEGIESEDELYNALNYGARYIQGFYFAKPEPLFAKRFDYRTEMQSSLEYFHARKQSEMNRQIEWETIWKDKLSEIMMGFTEENGIWEWKGGFETNVFGDGDFFRMYITSPLGFQVSPNYSRGNTGNIEPDYSFLGKNWSFRPYFFEHLHKSKTSRDAWTLSQMYHDISERMMLRTFARNLSENLILFIDVVVSRS; encoded by the coding sequence ATGATTACAGAAAGAGAAAGTCATCAGCTTCTGCGCGATTGGAAAGAATGGTTGTCTGGCGGAACCCTCGTTCCCGTTTTCCAACCCATCCTTTCGTCGGAATCCACTGGCATTTACGGTTATGAACTCCTCGGTCGTCTTTCCACTCCCGAAGGACTGGTAAGCCTAGGAGAATTCTTTTTATCTCAAACCTTTGGTTACGATGAAATTTTTTTCTTAAAAAAGAAAGTCGATGAAGAAATCCGTTATGCTGCCTTACAAAAATTTGCAAAAGAAGCACCTGCAGAAACCAAGTTATTTTTAAATATATCTCCGAACATAATGTACCATACATTGTTACAATTGGAAACAACACTCCCACAAACCATTCGGATGGTGAGAGAAGTTGGAGTGGACCCAGAACGGATAGTCATTGAGATTACGGAAGAAAGATTCCCACATAATTTAGAGTTATTACGTCCCGTTCTTAATTTATACCGACAAGAAGGATTCTCTATTGCTGTGGATGATGCCGGGTCGGAAGCAAGTAATTTAGATCGAATTGGTCTCTTTCATCCAGAAATTATTAAAGTCGACTTACAGATGTTAAGAAGGTCAACATTCTCAAGAAACTTCAAAGAAATTTTACTCAACTTATCAAAGTTGGGAGAATCTTTGGGAAGTAGTTTACTATTTGAAGGAATTGAATCGGAAGATGAACTTTACAATGCTTTGAATTACGGAGCAAGATACATCCAGGGTTTTTATTTTGCCAAACCAGAACCACTATTTGCAAAACGATTTGATTATAGAACTGAAATGCAATCTTCTTTAGAATACTTTCATGCCCGAAAACAATCGGAGATGAATCGCCAAATTGAATGGGAGACTATTTGGAAGGATAAACTATCTGAAATCATGATGGGATTTACGGAAGAGAATGGAATTTGGGAATGGAAGGGTGGATTTGAAACCAATGTTTTTGGAGATGGGGATTTTTTTCGGATGTACATCACAAGTCCGCTTGGGTTCCAGGTTTCTCCTAATTATTCCCGTGGTAATACAGGGAATATAGAACCGGACTATTCCTTTCTTGGAAAAAACTGGTCCTTTCGCCCATATTTTTTTGAACATTTGCACAAATCCAAAACGAGTCGGGATGCTTGGACTCTTTCCCAAATGTATCATGACATATCCGAACGGATGATGTTACGGACATTTGCTAGAAATCTTTCTGAAAATTTGATTTTATTCATCGATGTGGTGGTTTCAAGATCCTGA
- the tmk gene encoding dTMP kinase, with protein MPQNNQFFVFEGIDGSGKTTVSRMVSEALLTKSIPNLWHREPTDSVHGKKIREFLQGKLKLTKEEQIETFIADRECSVNEVILPTLKSGKSIVQDRYYFSTAAYQGRDEEHAADILYKNEDRGFPEPNRVYFLDLSPEEAQERRTSRGGKEEVFDVDSEQARIYQNYLAILPESTIFVDATAELEEVVAFCVEDILKSLEG; from the coding sequence ATGCCCCAAAATAATCAGTTCTTTGTCTTTGAAGGGATCGATGGATCCGGGAAAACCACTGTCTCTCGAATGGTATCGGAAGCACTTTTAACAAAATCCATTCCAAACCTTTGGCATAGAGAGCCAACAGACAGTGTGCACGGAAAAAAAATCAGAGAGTTCCTACAAGGAAAACTCAAACTGACAAAAGAAGAACAGATAGAAACCTTTATTGCTGATCGTGAGTGCTCGGTCAATGAAGTCATCTTACCAACGTTAAAGAGTGGTAAATCAATTGTACAAGATCGCTATTATTTTTCCACTGCCGCTTACCAAGGTAGAGATGAAGAACATGCAGCCGACATCTTATATAAAAATGAGGATAGAGGATTTCCTGAACCCAACCGAGTTTATTTTTTAGATCTTTCACCGGAAGAGGCACAAGAACGTAGAACAAGTCGTGGTGGTAAGGAAGAAGTATTTGATGTCGATTCGGAACAGGCTCGCATCTACCAAAACTATTTGGCAATTTTACCAGAATCTACGATCTTCGTAGATGCCACAGCAGAATTGGAGGAAGTGGTTGCTTTCTGTGTTGAGGATATTTTAAAATCTCTCGAAGGTTAG
- a CDS encoding class I SAM-dependent methyltransferase: MELIPCNSCGENRFRPIFTKESPLGESFSIVSCVSCGLVQVNPQPDFMAVKKYYDDSYFTQRTERGYDNYYSEKLRTEIARVFQLNLKDLDFFSWERDRNSHLLPGEKLSSLDIGCAAGYFVAYQKERGYDAFGIEIADGPVRFARETLHLNIFQENFLDWDMEFQNQFDVITLWATIEHLHKPKETLKKIQKHLKPGGVLILSTCRYGLLAKLGGKNWRYLNVPEHLYYYSYKGLKNLLLSLGFEKPVSFTYGSGMTSRAGASLFFKLRKRVMDQLVKWFQSGDMMVYMVQKEN; encoded by the coding sequence GTGGAACTAATCCCTTGCAATAGCTGCGGTGAAAACCGCTTCCGTCCCATTTTTACAAAAGAAAGCCCACTGGGTGAATCGTTTTCAATTGTCTCTTGTGTTTCTTGTGGGCTCGTTCAAGTGAACCCCCAACCGGATTTTATGGCTGTCAAAAAGTATTACGACGATTCTTATTTTACTCAACGGACAGAAAGAGGGTATGACAATTATTATTCCGAAAAACTTCGGACAGAGATTGCTCGGGTCTTCCAACTCAATCTAAAGGATTTGGATTTTTTTTCTTGGGAGAGAGATCGTAATTCTCATTTGTTACCAGGGGAAAAACTGTCTTCTTTGGACATTGGATGTGCGGCTGGTTACTTTGTTGCTTACCAAAAAGAACGTGGATACGATGCTTTTGGTATTGAAATTGCCGATGGTCCCGTTCGTTTTGCGAGAGAAACCTTACACTTAAATATCTTCCAAGAGAACTTTTTAGATTGGGACATGGAGTTCCAAAATCAATTTGATGTCATCACACTATGGGCGACGATCGAACACCTTCACAAACCAAAGGAAACCTTAAAAAAGATTCAAAAACATTTAAAACCTGGTGGGGTGCTGATTTTATCCACCTGTCGTTACGGCTTACTTGCAAAACTTGGTGGGAAAAATTGGCGGTATCTCAATGTTCCTGAACATCTATATTATTATTCCTATAAGGGATTAAAAAATTTACTTCTGAGTTTGGGTTTTGAGAAACCAGTATCTTTTACCTATGGAAGTGGAATGACCTCACGCGCCGGAGCCAGTTTATTTTTCAAACTCCGGAAACGTGTGATGGACCAACTTGTAAAGTGGTTTCAGTCAGGTGATATGATGGTGTATATGGTACAGAAGGAGAACTAA
- a CDS encoding metal ABC transporter permease, with product MTNILSNWTLFLPQILVGSLVGALLSVLGILIVLRGMTFFGVTLSQAVTFSVALSLFMEWPGEIFPILFSSVLVFPLLYVRKLRGMKEEVILGILFVFFSAASQVMLSLGGNVQNHLMAAFFGDILTSQVRTNSFGIYIAIFFFILYLSFFRRFLFISFDRDEYKIQVGNPLPFDLLFYIILAASLTVAVNLLGTFYSIAHLILPVFALLPLIRSLKLLTVVCVLFSVFSTISGFLISLVGIERNGEMIYFPTSSSIILVLCGLAFFLHLIRFLTTSVFSKSVR from the coding sequence ATGACTAATATACTTTCTAATTGGACTTTATTTTTACCTCAAATCCTTGTAGGTAGCCTTGTGGGTGCCCTTTTATCAGTTCTCGGAATTTTGATCGTACTCAGAGGTATGACTTTTTTTGGTGTCACATTATCCCAAGCTGTTACTTTTTCTGTCGCCTTATCCTTGTTTATGGAATGGCCAGGAGAAATTTTCCCCATTCTATTCTCTTCTGTGTTAGTTTTTCCACTATTGTATGTAAGAAAATTGAGAGGGATGAAAGAAGAGGTCATCCTTGGAATTCTTTTTGTATTCTTTTCTGCGGCTTCGCAAGTCATGTTGTCCCTTGGTGGGAATGTCCAAAATCATTTGATGGCTGCATTTTTTGGGGATATTTTAACTTCACAAGTTAGGACAAATTCCTTTGGAATTTACATCGCTATTTTCTTTTTTATCCTTTACCTAAGTTTTTTCAGACGTTTTCTTTTTATTAGTTTTGATCGGGACGAATACAAAATCCAAGTGGGAAATCCTCTTCCATTTGATCTTTTGTTTTATATCATTTTGGCTGCCTCTCTTACCGTTGCCGTCAATTTACTCGGAACTTTTTATAGCATTGCCCATTTAATTTTACCAGTCTTTGCACTTCTCCCACTCATTCGTTCTTTAAAACTATTAACAGTTGTTTGTGTATTGTTTTCTGTATTTTCCACTATCTCTGGATTTTTGATTTCACTTGTCGGAATTGAAAGAAATGGGGAAATGATTTATTTTCCAACCTCATCTAGTATCATCCTTGTTCTCTGCGGATTGGCTTTTTTTCTCCATTTGATTCGATTTCTAACCACTTCCGTTTTTTCCAAATCTGTCCGATAA
- a CDS encoding metal ABC transporter ATP-binding protein, with translation MQAIKPNNLESPVSLIHTDALCVGYRREFPVVSDIHLQVHSGKTYALVGGNGAGKTTLFRTLTELLPPLSGTISFSKTFTTSYVPQAKRMSLEFPLRVEDVLLMPKNIGLSFLPKKKFSSEDLALIERTGVSSYLKKQISLCSGGQLQKVLILRSLLTKANLIFLDEPMDSLDHNARELFQTVLSEYLKEGNRSLFFITHSLEHDWGFGFDEIFEIDEGKLYNITSGERPPNCHHHD, from the coding sequence ATGCAAGCGATAAAACCAAATAATCTAGAATCTCCTGTTTCATTGATTCATACTGACGCACTTTGTGTCGGATATAGAAGGGAATTTCCAGTGGTTTCCGATATCCATTTGCAGGTCCATTCTGGAAAAACCTATGCTCTCGTCGGTGGAAATGGTGCTGGAAAAACCACACTCTTTCGTACGTTGACAGAACTTTTGCCCCCACTCTCTGGAACCATATCTTTTTCAAAAACATTTACCACTTCCTATGTACCCCAAGCCAAACGTATGTCTCTTGAATTTCCTTTGCGAGTGGAAGATGTACTTCTGATGCCAAAAAATATTGGACTTAGCTTTTTACCGAAAAAGAAATTTTCGAGTGAAGATTTGGCACTTATTGAAAGAACAGGCGTTAGTTCGTATTTAAAAAAACAAATCTCTCTCTGTAGTGGGGGACAGTTACAAAAAGTCTTAATCCTTCGTTCCCTCCTCACAAAAGCCAATTTGATTTTTTTAGATGAACCAATGGATTCCTTGGATCATAATGCTAGAGAACTTTTCCAAACAGTTTTATCCGAATATCTAAAGGAAGGAAACAGATCCCTTTTTTTTATCACTCATAGTTTAGAACATGATTGGGGATTTGGGTTTGATGAAATTTTTGAAATAGACGAAGGAAAACTCTATAATATCACCAGTGGAGAAAGGCCGCCAAACTGCCACCACCATGACTAA
- a CDS encoding metal ABC transporter substrate-binding protein, translated as MRFTFMIVNRFVSILLFALFVGTPLFAKVSLVTSLPDIKYIAEQIAGDRAEVSGMIRGTDDPHFVMTRPDFLVKLSEADVLCVIGLDLEIGWIPYLQQQSRNIKIQKGQPGYCDTSFGVKILGEPTVMMDRSMGDMHIYGNPHYWNDPINAIQMAQNIKNAFTRVDPLNGEYYEGNFNTFKKRLIQLTKEEMKKMEPYFGLKVAVFHDQFVYLASRFKFNANLTIEERPGVPPSVRYMDQVISYMTAEKIKIILIGPYHNPKYAEYVSSKVPGSVVVTLPVSVGGSPEALTYEDTLRLMLQKIRDASDKTK; from the coding sequence ATGCGTTTTACATTTATGATTGTCAATCGATTCGTTTCTATTTTATTATTTGCCCTTTTTGTCGGCACACCATTGTTTGCAAAGGTTTCTCTTGTTACAAGTCTTCCCGATATCAAATACATCGCCGAACAAATAGCCGGTGATAGGGCGGAAGTTTCCGGAATGATTCGAGGAACCGATGATCCACATTTTGTCATGACAAGACCCGACTTCCTTGTCAAACTCAGCGAAGCAGATGTTCTTTGTGTGATTGGTCTTGATTTAGAAATTGGTTGGATTCCTTACCTCCAACAACAATCCCGCAATATCAAAATCCAAAAAGGCCAACCGGGATATTGTGATACTTCCTTTGGAGTAAAAATTCTTGGGGAACCAACGGTGATGATGGATCGTTCTATGGGGGATATGCATATTTATGGGAATCCACATTATTGGAATGATCCCATTAATGCGATCCAGATGGCACAAAATATAAAAAATGCTTTCACCCGTGTTGATCCTTTGAACGGAGAATACTACGAAGGGAATTTTAACACCTTCAAAAAACGTCTCATCCAACTCACAAAAGAAGAAATGAAAAAAATGGAACCCTATTTTGGTTTGAAGGTAGCCGTATTTCATGACCAGTTTGTGTATTTGGCTTCCCGGTTTAAATTCAATGCGAATTTAACCATCGAAGAAAGACCCGGAGTTCCACCTTCTGTTCGTTATATGGATCAGGTCATCAGTTATATGACTGCAGAAAAGATAAAAATTATCTTGATTGGTCCTTATCATAATCCAAAGTATGCTGAGTATGTATCTTCGAAGGTTCCGGGGAGCGTTGTTGTCACTTTACCCGTTTCTGTCGGAGGTAGTCCAGAGGCTCTCACTTACGAAGATACCCTGCGACTGATGTTACAAAAAATACGAGATGCAAGCGATAAAACCAAATAA